A genomic region of Dreissena polymorpha isolate Duluth1 chromosome 4, UMN_Dpol_1.0, whole genome shotgun sequence contains the following coding sequences:
- the LOC127876841 gene encoding uncharacterized protein LOC127876841: MHHFIFFILFSVLQDGELLTNSQTGVTGEFILDFILEQTGEDTVNEKTKPHTITRKPVGGKETEKVQKTKQVSSDNSRTRTNDHDSLTYDPCSSKPVDTKKKNEKALQKQYFVSKLRLHDEQMKLIAAKMEMVKNQGEFYRNMTNVQAQTRKMTENEQ, encoded by the exons ATGCatcactttattttttttatattgttttcagtcCTACAGGACGGTGAATTATTGACCAATTCGCAGACTG GGGTCACTGGAGAATTTATCTTGGACTTCATTCTGGAACAAACAGGCGAAGACACCGTCAATG agAAAACGAAGCCACATACAATTACAAGGAAACCAGTAGGTGGGAAAGAGACAG aaaaagtgcAGAAGACTAAGCAGGTATCATCCGACAACAGCAGAACCAGGACGAACGATCACGACAGCTTGACATACG ATCCTTGTTCCAGCAAGCCAGTGGatacaaagaaaaaaaatgaaaag GCATTACAGAAGCAGTACTTTGTAAGTAAGCTGAGGCTGCATGATGAACAAATGAAACTGATTGCAGCGAAGATGGAAATGGTGAAGAACCAGGGGGAGTTCTATCGGAACATGACTAATGTACAAGCGCAGACCAGAAAGATGACGGAAAATGAACAATAG